DNA sequence from the Entomomonas asaccharolytica genome:
ATTTGATATTGTGGAAAAAATTAATGAATAATTATTTAGAAACCCTGTATCCAGATTATGGTCAACGTTTTAGTGTTGATGAAATGTTATTTGAAACACAAACAGACCATCAAAAATTAGTTATTTTTCGTAACGGGAAAATGGGTACAGTAATGGCCTTAGATGGTGTTATTCAAACCACTGAGGCAGATGAGTTTATTTATCATGAAATGATGGCACATCTTCCCATTATGGCGCATGGTAATATAAAAAGTGTATTAATTATTGGTGGCGGTGACGGTGGAATGTTACGTGAGGTTTGTCGCCATGCAACCATAGAAAAAATTACTATGGTAGAGATTGATAGAGGAGTTATTGATCTTTGTACTCAATATTTACCTAATCACTCGGCAGGTGCTTATCAAGATCCTCGATTAGAACTTGTGATTGGCGATGGTATGGAGTTTGTAGCTAATACATCACAACGCTATGATGTAATTATTTCAGATTCTACTGACCCTATTGGCCCTGCTGAAGTGTTATTTACGGAAAATTTTTATCAAGCATGTCATCGCTGTTTAACGGAAAGAGGGGTATTAGTTACTCAAAATGGTACACCTTTTATGCAGTTGGACGAGGTAAAGAGTACAGCAAATAAAATGCAAGGTTTGTTCGCAGATTGGCATTTTTATCGTGCCGCAGTACCTACTTATATTGGTGGCGATATGACTTTTGCTTGGGGAAGTAAGGATAAAGGATTACGTTATACTTCTCTTGAGGAATTAAAGGCTCGTTTTGCTAAAGCTAATATTAAAACGCGTTATTATAATCCTGCTGTACATTATGCAGCATTTGCTTTACCACAATATGTATTAGAAGCGATTGGTAAACAAAATAATGATTAAAAAATTATCCCCTTAGTTTTCGCTAAGGGGATAAAATTATTATTTATATTTGATGCCTGAGTTCATTTCAGAGCGTTTATAGTCTGGTAAGCACCATACTTCACCCCAATCAAAAAACTCTTTTTCGTCTTTAAAAGGGCGTCCTAACTGAATTCTGTATTCAATTAAAGCAAGTAATACAGCTTCATCAACCGTTGCATTCGATGACCAACCTGCTGCTGAACGATCTGAGTGAGCTGGAACGATAGTGATTTTTACTTCAGTTAAAATACCATTATCAATATATAAACCTAGTGTACAAGGGCATTCACTAAATTCTATATCCTCAAAAAACATCCATTCAGTGCCATTTTTATAATCAATATTAGAACGATAAAGAGGCGTTAAAACAGTACCTATTTCCTCTCTAGTCGTACCTTTTTTAAGTATTATAGGGTAGTTCTTTATTGTTACTGATCCATCTTGTTTATTAATCTGTAAAGTATTTTTGTTCATCATAACTAACTTACCTGTTTTATCCATAAAGATGTAACATATTATAACAAGTGTAATATAACAATACCTTGTGTTTTGTCATTATTTTTCAGCTATTTTTCCCTAATCATAGTTATTAATAATAATTGATATTGATTATTTATCTTAATATACTGTTCAGCATTTATTAACCAAGTAACACGACATGTTAAGAGTAAGCTCACTATGAAAAAGAAAGCA
Encoded proteins:
- the speE gene encoding polyamine aminopropyltransferase, yielding MNNYLETLYPDYGQRFSVDEMLFETQTDHQKLVIFRNGKMGTVMALDGVIQTTEADEFIYHEMMAHLPIMAHGNIKSVLIIGGGDGGMLREVCRHATIEKITMVEIDRGVIDLCTQYLPNHSAGAYQDPRLELVIGDGMEFVANTSQRYDVIISDSTDPIGPAEVLFTENFYQACHRCLTERGVLVTQNGTPFMQLDEVKSTANKMQGLFADWHFYRAAVPTYIGGDMTFAWGSKDKGLRYTSLEELKARFAKANIKTRYYNPAVHYAAFALPQYVLEAIGKQNND